The Piliocolobus tephrosceles isolate RC106 chromosome 4, ASM277652v3, whole genome shotgun sequence genome contains the following window.
CCTTCTGTGGTTCTATTTCTAGAAGCTAGTACCTTAGCGTGTTCTACTAACACCTGAGTTGGTTTTTAGCCAGCTCCCCAATCTGCAAAGCCTTTGCAGAACAAACAACATTATTCAGTTTCCAAACACGCACAGACTGCATAAgaaataaaacccacaaaaaactTTAGAGTAAGCTCATCAGTAAACCCAAGGTCCAAAAATGCCCAGTTCCCCTCCTGCTAGTCCCCAACTTACCAAGCGGTAGAGCGATGAAGAAGGGTAGCCAGCACAAGATGAACATACCGACCACAATGCCCAACGTCTTAGCTGCTTTCTTTTCCCTGGAGAACTTAAAAAGTTTGACAGCTATGGAACTCCTGGGGTTGTGGCCCTTGGCCTTGGTACTGCTGAGGGTGTCCTCGTGAAAGTTCTTGGAGTGGATCCTCAGGGTCAGCTCCTTGGAGTTGGACATCTCCTTCATGACTCCCGCCTCTAGGTTCTTGGTGGTTCTCTTGGCCACTATATAGACACGGCAGTACATGACTAGAATGACCGCCAGAGGGATGTAGAAGGAGCCCAGGGAGGAGAAGAGGGCATAGAAGGGTTCTTCAGTGACCCCACACTCCTTATCATCGTTGGGTGCGGGCTCCTTCCACCCAAGGAGAGGCCCGATGGAGATGACGGTGGACAAGACCCAGACACTGAGCAGCGCCAAGATGGCCTTCCTCCGGGTGACCAGCGTGGGGTACTGCAGAGAGTAGCGCACCCCGATGTAGCGATCGATGGAGATGGCACACAGGCTCAGAATGGACGCTGTGCAGCACAGGACATCCACGGCTGCCCAGATGTCACAGAAGATCCGCCCCAGCACCCAGTAGCCGAGCACCTCTAGGGCCGCTGAGAAGGGCAGGACGGTGAAGCTCAACAGCAGGTCAGCCATGGCCAGGTTGACGATGAAGTAGTTGGTGGGCGTCCGCAGGTGCCGGTTGCAGGCCACAGACAAGATGACTAGGATGTTGCCCACGATGGCAAAGAGGATGAAGGCGCCCAGCACCAGGCCCACAGAGATGGCCCTGGTGATGTCCAGCTGGGGCAGTGTGGAGTTGCTCGAGGTCTGGTTGGGGCCAGTGAAGTTGGCATTTTTCAACTCTCCCCAGTGGGCAGGTGCTGATGTGTTGTGGCCGGTGTCCAGATCGGGATTCATCTTAGAGTTCGCCCTCCATAGCCAGGGGGATGATTAGGCTCGGAAGGGCTGCGGCGAAGGCTCCTCAGCTGCCCTGAAACTTTGCTTCCCCCGTGGTCTTCTTCCCAGAGGCGCCCTCCTGGCGTGGAGTCATCTCCCCCGGGCAGCCCAGCCCGGCAGCACGTCTCCTGCCTGCACCGAGCCGCGCGCTCGCCtgtgagagggaggaggaggagagagagggtaCGAGGCGGCAGCTCCAAGTTTAATGGTCCACGTCAGGCGCGCCGAGCCGGGCTCGCGGGGGAG
Protein-coding sequences here:
- the ADRA1B gene encoding alpha-1B adrenergic receptor — translated: MNPDLDTGHNTSAPAHWGELKNANFTGPNQTSSNSTLPQLDITRAISVGLVLGAFILFAIVGNILVILSVACNRHLRTPTNYFIVNLAMADLLLSFTVLPFSAALEVLGYWVLGRIFCDIWAAVDVLCCTASILSLCAISIDRYIGVRYSLQYPTLVTRRKAILALLSVWVLSTVISIGPLLGWKEPAPNDDKECGVTEEPFYALFSSLGSFYIPLAVILVMYCRVYIVAKRTTKNLEAGVMKEMSNSKELTLRIHSKNFHEDTLSSTKAKGHNPRSSIAVKLFKFSREKKAAKTLGIVVGMFILCWLPFFIALPLGSLFSTLKPPDAVFKVVFWLGYFNSCLNPIIYPCSSKEFKRAFVRILGCQCRSRRRRRRRRRLGGCAYTYRPWTRGGSLERSQSRKDSLDDSGSCLSGSQRTLPSASPSPGYLGRGAPPPVELCAFPEWKAPGALLSLPAPEAPGRRGRHDSGQLFTFKLLAEPESPGTDGGASNGGCEAAADVANGQPGFKSNMPLAPGQF